One window from the genome of Amycolatopsis sp. NBC_01480 encodes:
- a CDS encoding GH92 family glycosyl hydrolase yields the protein MRSARYSAARRSSRSRWGTVALCVALSVAGSVAGAASASAATPSASLPGPGTDLTKLVNPFIGTENEGLDFPAAGAPFGLVQESPLMKTSGGTGCDTESAGTVMGFSQTTINGCRFNYLPMMPTTGAVTSTDPAQYASAFSHANETAGPDYYRTELDKYGVSVGLTATARTGWQQYTFPRTSQANVLFNAGAGVTDSEIHVVGDRTVEGWVEDSKKTYFVAQLSRPFASYGTWKGADRTPGSRDSAAKGANGAWLTFDTTQNDAPVVAKVGLSFTGLDGAQKNLAAETGKLGFDFDAAHQALTDQWNTMLHKAAIGGGSHDQQVAYYTALYHSMLDPNLIGDVDGRYVGADKKLHTARDYTPYSNFSLWDTFRTQNQLLEMLVPKVAHDIDLSLLAIAREGGALPRWYLEDQEGNIMTGDPVTPFLVEGWSKGLLTGADAQEAYRYLRANATEVPPASVRENGRAGVAYYAERGYIPYGLNIKPNADCSGGTGGNCCPTKSNDNDCYYGTSSTLEYAAADASLALMAKGLGHASDAAMFAKRGQSYQNIFDTQTQQFRPRTASDGTWLTPYDPVTSDHAFHEQNASQYQWLVPQDPAGLVGLLGGSDKTTARLNDFFAYNDLLTDPVGTARKTWVSDPYNYYDSTKYNPNNEPNLVAPYLYAWTGQPGNTATVVKAQETVFTNTPGGIPGNDDMGEMSSWYVMSSLGLYPTASGANFDVLTTPQFPAARVQIGDYGWTQGGTLTISAPGTSMSNRYVASAAVNGRAWGKAWVGQSDIAHGGRIDYALSAKPTAWATSAKDAPPSIDTVPNPQHQLSADVGPDQVVMTGRQSQVDLTLLATAPRTARISVTAAAPAGWSAAPSAQTTTVTSNGLPAQANLKVRITAPPGMTAGTYPVSVTASLPGAAAVRKTVTVVVQPPARCAIQTDASCAVDLNTAYNTDGVATLAAPGEGDFDGTGVSYAADQLPAPGPVTLGGVTYEAPSTSGSSRNFVKSTGQALALPSGHYGSLHLIGASDNGSTGAASATAVVTYTDGTTATVPLELTGWTNKSPDFGNTVAVATAYQLKAGTGKTGTKASLYETTVPLDSGKQVSSLSLTTPSVPAWVAPGSGGLDWQRNSDLEIYAMTLQH from the coding sequence ATGCGGTCAGCGCGGTACTCAGCAGCCCGGCGCAGCAGCAGAAGTCGTTGGGGGACAGTCGCGCTTTGCGTCGCCCTCAGCGTCGCGGGATCCGTCGCCGGTGCGGCGAGCGCGAGCGCGGCCACGCCGTCCGCCTCGCTGCCGGGGCCGGGCACCGATCTGACGAAACTGGTCAATCCGTTCATCGGGACCGAGAACGAGGGGCTGGACTTCCCGGCCGCGGGCGCGCCGTTCGGCCTGGTGCAGGAGAGCCCGCTGATGAAAACGTCCGGGGGCACCGGGTGTGACACGGAGTCCGCCGGCACCGTCATGGGTTTCAGCCAGACGACGATCAACGGCTGCCGCTTCAACTACCTGCCGATGATGCCCACCACCGGCGCGGTGACCTCGACCGACCCGGCGCAGTACGCCTCGGCCTTCAGCCATGCCAACGAAACGGCCGGCCCGGACTACTACCGGACGGAACTCGACAAGTACGGCGTGAGCGTCGGGCTGACAGCGACCGCGCGGACCGGCTGGCAGCAGTACACCTTCCCGCGGACGAGCCAGGCGAACGTGCTGTTCAACGCCGGCGCCGGCGTCACCGATTCCGAGATCCACGTCGTCGGCGACCGGACCGTGGAGGGCTGGGTCGAGGATTCGAAGAAGACCTATTTCGTCGCGCAGCTGAGCCGGCCGTTCGCGTCGTACGGCACCTGGAAGGGCGCCGATCGGACGCCGGGGTCCCGGGACTCGGCGGCCAAGGGCGCCAACGGGGCCTGGCTCACGTTCGACACAACTCAGAACGACGCTCCCGTTGTCGCGAAGGTGGGGCTCTCCTTCACCGGGCTCGACGGCGCCCAGAAGAACCTCGCCGCGGAGACGGGAAAACTCGGGTTCGACTTCGACGCCGCGCACCAAGCGTTGACCGATCAGTGGAACACGATGCTGCACAAGGCCGCGATCGGCGGCGGGTCGCACGACCAGCAGGTCGCGTACTACACGGCGCTGTACCACTCGATGCTCGATCCGAACCTGATCGGTGACGTCGACGGCCGTTACGTCGGCGCCGACAAGAAGCTCCACACGGCCCGCGATTACACGCCGTACAGCAACTTCTCGTTGTGGGACACCTTCCGGACGCAGAACCAGCTGCTCGAAATGCTCGTGCCGAAGGTCGCGCACGACATCGACCTGTCGCTGCTCGCGATCGCCCGGGAGGGGGGCGCGCTGCCGCGCTGGTACCTGGAGGACCAGGAGGGCAACATCATGACCGGCGACCCGGTCACCCCGTTCCTGGTCGAGGGCTGGTCGAAGGGGCTGCTCACCGGGGCGGACGCCCAGGAGGCGTACCGGTACCTCCGGGCGAACGCGACCGAGGTGCCGCCCGCGAGCGTCCGCGAGAACGGGCGCGCCGGCGTCGCGTATTACGCCGAGCGCGGGTACATCCCGTACGGCCTCAACATCAAGCCGAACGCCGATTGCTCGGGCGGGACCGGCGGAAACTGCTGCCCGACCAAGAGCAACGACAACGACTGTTACTACGGCACATCGTCCACATTGGAGTATGCGGCCGCCGACGCTTCGCTGGCGCTGATGGCGAAGGGCCTCGGCCACGCGTCCGACGCCGCGATGTTCGCCAAGCGCGGCCAGTCGTACCAGAACATCTTCGACACGCAGACTCAGCAGTTCCGGCCCCGGACCGCGTCCGACGGCACCTGGCTGACGCCGTACGACCCGGTCACCAGCGACCACGCGTTCCACGAGCAGAACGCGAGCCAGTACCAGTGGCTGGTGCCGCAGGACCCGGCCGGGCTGGTCGGCCTGCTGGGCGGCAGCGACAAGACCACCGCCCGGCTGAACGATTTCTTCGCCTACAACGATCTTCTCACCGATCCGGTGGGCACCGCTCGCAAGACCTGGGTCAGCGATCCGTACAACTACTACGACTCCACCAAGTACAACCCGAACAACGAGCCGAACCTCGTCGCGCCGTACCTCTACGCGTGGACCGGGCAGCCCGGCAACACCGCGACCGTGGTGAAGGCGCAGGAGACGGTGTTCACGAACACGCCCGGCGGGATCCCCGGCAACGACGACATGGGGGAGATGTCGTCCTGGTACGTGATGTCGTCGCTGGGCCTCTACCCCACGGCTAGCGGGGCGAACTTCGACGTCCTGACCACTCCGCAGTTCCCGGCCGCCCGGGTGCAGATCGGTGATTACGGGTGGACGCAGGGCGGGACCCTGACGATCTCCGCGCCGGGCACCAGCATGAGCAACCGTTACGTCGCTTCGGCTGCGGTGAACGGCCGGGCTTGGGGCAAGGCGTGGGTCGGCCAGTCCGACATCGCGCACGGCGGCCGGATCGATTACGCGCTGAGCGCCAAGCCCACCGCCTGGGCGACGTCCGCTAAGGACGCACCGCCGTCGATCGACACGGTGCCGAACCCGCAGCATCAGCTGAGTGCCGACGTCGGCCCGGACCAGGTCGTCATGACCGGGCGGCAGTCGCAGGTCGATCTGACGCTGCTGGCGACGGCCCCGCGCACAGCACGGATTTCGGTGACCGCTGCGGCGCCTGCGGGATGGTCGGCTGCCCCGTCTGCTCAGACGACCACCGTGACTTCGAACGGCCTACCGGCTCAGGCGAACCTGAAGGTGCGGATCACAGCGCCGCCTGGGATGACGGCGGGCACCTACCCGGTGTCCGTCACCGCTTCGCTGCCCGGTGCTGCGGCGGTTCGTAAGACCGTGACCGTTGTCGTCCAGCCGCCCGCGCGGTGCGCGATCCAGACGGACGCTTCGTGCGCGGTCGACCTGAACACCGCGTACAACACCGACGGCGTCGCCACCTTGGCCGCCCCCGGTGAGGGCGACTTTGACGGCACTGGGGTGAGCTACGCGGCTGACCAGCTGCCTGCGCCGGGCCCGGTGACGCTGGGCGGCGTCACGTACGAAGCGCCGTCGACGTCTGGTAGCAGCCGGAACTTCGTGAAGTCCACCGGGCAGGCGCTTGCTCTGCCGTCCGGGCACTACGGCAGCCTCCACCTCATCGGCGCTTCGGACAACGGCAGTACGGGCGCCGCGTCGGCCACCGCCGTCGTCACCTATACCGACGGCACCACCGCGACTGTTCCGCTTGAACTCACGGGGTGGACCAACAAGTCTCCGGACTTCGGCAACACGGTGGCGGTGGCGACCGCGTATCAGCTCAAAGCCGGAACCGGAAAGACCGGCACGAAGGCGTCGCTGTACGAGACGACTGTTCCGTTGGATTCGGGGAAGCAGGTCAGTTCTTTGTCCTTGACGACCCCGTCCGTCCCGGCTTGGGTGGCACCGGGATCGGGTGGGCTTGATTGGCAGCGGAACAGCGACCTGGAGATCTACGCGATGACTCTGCAGCACTGA
- a CDS encoding tetratricopeptide repeat protein, with the protein MSTRLEDAETDLRCFDGAAALVKFDQALRKNPKDVRASAGRVRALWMLRRWDEARSQLAALDNRNDAQVALARGLVALGQPDDPSYLSVDCGSAGRDDDAAVEAFRSAVELDESSGEALAGLAAAYRMSGQLGKAEEVLRDARPSLRSSAPVLVESAMGKLERDDRAGAEADVELAIEDDPGCLQAELLRIEVARQADDDTENLVARTEALVNRRPGPAAVVLELHGWALLERAEATNDHGLRERAVEVFARAEQTGPLLPGVVNGQTLILLGRSRFEEALEVVDAAIAREPTSPQLHLSRAEIMAAAGEPPLARLSTYQHVLERDPRDLSARIATVRALVSLRRTDEAREIVADLRRELPGNRQVDAAAMWLRKPWELPEPRTIEMNIDRPWASKKDDPEQVLDLLTNAVCVKLGLARPVASRLRERVAEDGKVLLQRAFEEEQEYLYARDRFVARAERARKGIVWWLLGVTLFESALLFAALAIALLGWLAGAPFSGWQPGLAAGLPVLFLAIAVPNRIRKLPVDLDLVLAILGGLAVLAASVWLGILRLGPGFGILAGLGVTLVVIGTVLGGRRLRDRFAKPSARAPQRAFDRWLDSIYGNGLLPLAIGARASLKRIYRTYLPVLDKTSSDAPVEIDTPASAELRQLLRRSKGSFALAGPRGVGKSTLLDRWCAGQFLRDDETGPRVRRDLTIKVDAPVGYQSKEFLIHLFGKLCDAVEEYVPTLERSENRPGQPAAPRLALLTSVGRRDGGVRPADLTSRAKEERENIRFLQSHTKEGEFSLGLTPMTGASIGYRAKGTVRRDDVPLNHPELVGRFRDFLGQTAALVAERGSKVLIGIDELDRISDGEGAQRFLNELKAVFNVPHCYFLVSVSEDALAEFELAAMGMRTALDSAFDTIVRVDYFSFEQARTLLNRRIRDLPEQFAALAYVFSGGLARELARTAETIAGDCDSEQDLAAVTEHLVQRQLDRTTRAAMDRVSRSPDRRAGAALIPLLDERPVGDLTSRILRAYAARVADAGHDRADPEVLAAIRLDVVAMVEYLAVVQDIFDGRLGEARMADGLRRGLGAFENLARVRRYLGANSSGARELLRGFCGAWGIAGATPVPQARIYVLPPRANGHSRSSARLGLHHTNGTRP; encoded by the coding sequence ATGAGCACCCGACTTGAGGATGCCGAAACCGACTTGCGCTGCTTCGACGGTGCCGCCGCTTTGGTGAAATTCGACCAAGCGCTCAGGAAAAACCCCAAAGACGTCCGTGCGTCGGCCGGGCGGGTGCGGGCGTTGTGGATGCTCCGGCGCTGGGACGAGGCCCGCAGCCAGCTCGCGGCACTCGACAATCGGAACGACGCCCAGGTCGCTCTCGCGCGCGGGCTGGTCGCGCTGGGGCAGCCGGACGATCCGTCGTACCTCTCGGTCGACTGCGGATCTGCCGGACGAGACGACGACGCGGCCGTCGAGGCCTTCCGGAGCGCGGTCGAGCTGGACGAGTCGTCCGGCGAAGCGCTGGCCGGGCTTGCTGCGGCCTATCGGATGTCCGGGCAGCTCGGGAAGGCCGAGGAAGTCCTGCGGGACGCGCGGCCGAGTCTGCGGTCCTCGGCGCCGGTGCTGGTGGAAAGTGCGATGGGCAAGCTGGAACGGGACGACCGGGCGGGCGCGGAGGCCGACGTCGAGCTGGCCATCGAGGACGATCCCGGGTGCCTGCAAGCGGAATTGCTCCGGATCGAGGTAGCCCGGCAGGCCGACGACGATACCGAAAACCTCGTCGCCCGGACCGAAGCGCTGGTGAACCGGCGGCCCGGCCCGGCGGCCGTCGTCCTCGAACTCCACGGCTGGGCGCTGCTCGAGCGGGCGGAGGCGACCAACGACCACGGGTTGCGGGAGCGGGCCGTCGAGGTGTTCGCCCGCGCCGAGCAAACCGGGCCCCTCCTGCCGGGCGTGGTCAACGGGCAGACGCTGATCCTGTTGGGCCGCAGCCGGTTCGAGGAGGCGCTGGAAGTCGTCGACGCCGCGATCGCCCGGGAGCCGACCAGTCCGCAGTTGCACCTGAGCCGCGCGGAGATCATGGCCGCCGCGGGCGAACCACCGCTGGCGCGGCTCAGCACCTACCAGCACGTACTGGAGCGGGATCCGCGCGACCTCAGCGCCCGGATCGCCACGGTGCGCGCCCTGGTCAGCCTGCGCCGGACCGACGAGGCCAGGGAGATCGTCGCCGATCTGCGCCGGGAGCTGCCAGGCAATCGGCAGGTCGACGCGGCCGCGATGTGGCTGCGGAAACCGTGGGAGCTGCCCGAGCCGCGCACCATCGAAATGAACATCGACCGGCCGTGGGCGAGCAAGAAAGACGATCCGGAACAGGTACTGGACCTGCTCACGAACGCGGTGTGCGTGAAACTCGGGCTGGCGCGGCCGGTTGCGAGCCGGTTGCGTGAGCGCGTCGCGGAGGACGGCAAGGTGTTGCTGCAGCGCGCGTTCGAAGAGGAACAGGAGTACCTGTACGCCCGGGACCGGTTCGTGGCCAGAGCGGAACGAGCCCGGAAGGGGATCGTGTGGTGGCTGCTCGGCGTGACGCTGTTCGAGTCCGCGCTGCTGTTCGCGGCGCTCGCGATCGCCTTGCTCGGCTGGCTGGCCGGTGCGCCGTTCTCCGGCTGGCAGCCGGGTTTGGCGGCCGGTCTGCCGGTGCTGTTCCTCGCGATCGCCGTGCCGAACCGGATTCGCAAGCTTCCCGTCGACCTCGACCTCGTTCTTGCGATCCTGGGTGGTCTCGCGGTGCTGGCCGCTTCGGTCTGGCTGGGCATCCTGCGGCTCGGTCCCGGGTTCGGCATCCTGGCCGGTCTCGGGGTGACGCTGGTGGTCATCGGGACGGTGCTGGGCGGCCGCCGGCTTCGTGACCGGTTCGCGAAACCGAGTGCGCGCGCTCCGCAGCGGGCATTCGACCGGTGGCTGGACAGCATCTACGGCAACGGGTTGCTGCCGTTGGCTATCGGGGCGCGGGCCAGCCTCAAGCGCATCTACCGGACCTACCTGCCGGTGCTGGACAAGACGTCTTCCGATGCGCCGGTGGAGATCGACACACCGGCTTCGGCCGAGCTGCGGCAACTGCTCCGGCGCAGCAAAGGGAGTTTCGCGCTGGCGGGCCCGCGCGGGGTGGGCAAGTCGACCTTGCTCGACCGGTGGTGCGCGGGGCAGTTCCTGCGTGACGACGAGACGGGGCCACGGGTGCGCCGTGACCTCACCATCAAGGTGGACGCCCCGGTCGGCTACCAGTCGAAGGAATTCCTGATCCACTTGTTCGGCAAGCTGTGTGACGCCGTCGAGGAGTACGTCCCCACCCTGGAACGCTCGGAGAACCGGCCGGGCCAGCCGGCCGCGCCGCGGCTGGCCCTGCTGACGAGCGTGGGCCGCCGCGACGGCGGCGTCCGGCCCGCCGACCTGACTTCCCGGGCGAAGGAAGAGCGGGAGAATATCCGCTTTCTGCAGAGCCACACCAAGGAAGGGGAGTTCTCGCTGGGGCTCACGCCGATGACGGGCGCGAGCATCGGGTACAGGGCCAAGGGCACCGTGCGCCGGGACGACGTGCCGCTCAACCACCCCGAGCTGGTCGGCCGGTTCCGCGACTTCCTCGGCCAGACCGCGGCACTGGTCGCGGAGCGCGGCTCCAAGGTGCTGATCGGGATCGACGAGCTGGACCGGATCAGCGACGGCGAAGGGGCGCAACGCTTCCTGAACGAGCTGAAGGCGGTCTTCAACGTGCCCCACTGCTACTTCCTGGTGTCGGTTTCGGAGGACGCGCTCGCGGAGTTCGAACTCGCGGCGATGGGCATGCGGACGGCGCTCGACAGCGCCTTCGACACGATCGTGCGGGTCGACTACTTTTCTTTCGAGCAGGCCAGAACGCTGCTCAACCGGCGGATCCGGGACCTGCCCGAGCAGTTCGCCGCGCTGGCGTACGTCTTCTCCGGCGGGCTCGCCCGGGAGCTGGCCCGGACCGCGGAGACCATCGCGGGCGACTGCGACTCCGAGCAGGACCTGGCCGCGGTCACCGAGCACCTCGTGCAGCGCCAGCTCGACCGCACCACCCGCGCCGCGATGGACCGGGTCAGCCGCTCGCCCGACCGCCGCGCCGGCGCGGCCCTCATCCCGTTGCTCGACGAGCGCCCGGTCGGCGACCTGACCAGCCGGATCCTGCGGGCCTACGCCGCGAGGGTGGCGGACGCCGGGCACGACCGGGCCGATCCCGAGGTGCTCGCCGCGATTCGGCTCGACGTCGTCGCGATGGTCGAGTATCTCGCCGTGGTCCAGGACATCTTCGACGGGCGGCTGGGCGAGGCCCGGATGGCCGACGGGCTGCGCCGGGGTCTCGGCGCGTTCGAGAACCTCGCCCGGGTCCGCCGTTATCTCGGCGCGAACTCCTCCGGCGCGCGGGAACTGCTGCGCGGCTTCTGCGGGGCTTGGGGCATCGCCGGAGCCACGCCGGTGCCGCAAGCGCGAATCTACGTGCTCCCGCCGCGGGCGAACGGCCACTCCCGCAGCTCGGCGCGCCTGGGACTGCACCACACGAACGGGACCCGCCCGTAG
- a CDS encoding L-lactate permease produces the protein MYRQIPDPLGNPALTALVAALPLIVLLVLLGVLRVKSHWAALIGLAAALLIAVTVYRMPAGQAADSALEGAAFGLFPIVWIVLNAVWINKLQRASGHFDIIGRTFASLSGDKRIQAILIAYCFGAMLESLSGFGTPIAITSLILLTLGLKPLKAAVVATFANTAPAAFGSVGNPIQALAKATALPEHDLGMMVGRQSAIIAALVPLVLLLILDGRRGLREVWPAALAAGLGFGAGQYLCSNFFAYQLTDLVGAVVSTAAVVVLLRFWSPNRQSAPAGHTAVAVSERASLAMAYDGGTTTTTGGTGEPEEPPPPHSRLEVLKAFSPYALLTVLFGLVSVHGPVQRFVQGQAVSFPWPGLHVATAAGQPVSAATYDLGWLGAAGTMLLLTGMLTALILRVPLPQAVRCFGQAFGQIRWAILTIACVLALSYVMNLSGMAVSLGTWLAGIGSAFALLSGFLGWFGVALTGSDTSSNALFGAMQTAAAHRIGISPLLMAAGNSTGGVQGKADAMQNLAIAAGAVGLSGKEGDILRKVVGWSLGLLVLCCLLVWLQTSVLSWMVP, from the coding sequence GTGTACCGTCAAATACCGGACCCACTGGGAAATCCGGCGCTCACCGCCCTGGTCGCCGCACTTCCGCTCATCGTCCTGCTCGTCCTTCTCGGTGTCCTGCGGGTGAAATCGCATTGGGCCGCCCTCATCGGCCTCGCCGCCGCGCTGCTCATCGCGGTCACCGTCTACCGCATGCCGGCGGGACAAGCGGCGGACAGTGCCTTGGAGGGCGCGGCTTTCGGCCTGTTCCCCATCGTCTGGATCGTGCTCAACGCGGTGTGGATCAACAAACTCCAGCGCGCCAGCGGGCATTTCGACATCATCGGACGCACCTTTGCCTCACTGTCCGGGGACAAGCGAATCCAGGCCATTCTCATCGCCTACTGTTTCGGCGCGATGCTCGAATCGCTGTCCGGATTCGGCACCCCCATCGCCATCACCTCGCTGATCCTGCTCACCCTGGGACTGAAACCGCTCAAGGCGGCGGTGGTCGCCACGTTCGCCAACACCGCGCCCGCGGCGTTCGGCTCGGTGGGCAACCCCATCCAGGCGCTCGCCAAGGCGACGGCACTGCCCGAACACGACCTCGGCATGATGGTCGGCCGCCAGTCCGCGATCATCGCCGCCCTGGTCCCGCTCGTGCTGCTGCTGATCCTCGACGGGCGCCGCGGCCTGCGCGAGGTCTGGCCCGCCGCGCTGGCCGCCGGGCTGGGTTTCGGGGCCGGCCAGTACCTCTGTTCCAACTTCTTCGCCTACCAGCTCACCGATCTCGTCGGCGCGGTGGTGTCGACCGCCGCCGTGGTGGTGCTGCTGCGATTCTGGTCGCCGAACCGGCAGAGCGCACCGGCCGGGCACACCGCGGTGGCCGTCTCCGAGCGGGCCTCACTGGCGATGGCCTATGACGGCGGAACCACCACAACCACAGGCGGCACCGGCGAACCCGAGGAGCCGCCTCCCCCGCACTCCCGACTCGAGGTCCTCAAGGCGTTCTCCCCCTATGCGCTGCTCACCGTCCTTTTCGGACTGGTCTCCGTCCACGGCCCGGTCCAGCGATTCGTCCAGGGGCAGGCGGTCTCCTTCCCCTGGCCCGGTCTGCACGTCGCCACCGCGGCCGGGCAGCCGGTCAGCGCGGCGACCTACGACCTGGGGTGGCTGGGCGCCGCGGGCACCATGCTGCTGCTGACCGGAATGCTCACCGCGCTCATCCTCCGGGTACCCCTGCCGCAGGCCGTGCGCTGCTTCGGCCAGGCGTTCGGCCAGATCCGCTGGGCCATCCTCACCATCGCTTGCGTGCTGGCGCTGTCCTACGTCATGAACCTCTCCGGCATGGCCGTCTCCCTGGGGACCTGGCTGGCCGGCATCGGCAGCGCTTTCGCCCTGCTGTCCGGTTTCCTCGGCTGGTTCGGCGTCGCCCTCACCGGCTCCGACACCTCGTCCAACGCCTTGTTCGGCGCCATGCAGACCGCGGCCGCGCACCGGATCGGCATCTCGCCGCTGCTCATGGCCGCCGGCAACAGCACCGGTGGCGTCCAGGGGAAGGCGGACGCCATGCAGAATCTCGCGATCGCGGCCGGCGCCGTCGGTCTCTCCGGAAAGGAAGGCGACATCCTGCGCAAGGTGGTCGGCTGGAGCCTCGGGCTGCTCGTGCTGTGCTGCCTCCTGGTCTGGCTCCAGACCTCGGTCCTGTCCTGGATGGTGCCCTGA
- a CDS encoding IclR family transcriptional regulator translates to MQSVLNALRVLEEVATRQPIGVADLARALDIPKSSAQRALITLQTAGWLRQVGGGSTDWVVTTKALHVGRHASGELSLRDVAVPAMEELRRRTDETIHLTVPENLDHMVLIERLETSKPVRIFMQLGMHLPLHASANGKAVLAASPESAVEEYLAAGLPRFTGTTIDDPDRLRAELDTIRTRGYAANSGEWRSDVSAVAAAVLGDAGLPVASISVNMPTSRMTGELAAEYGVLVRATAAQVGATLIAS, encoded by the coding sequence ATGCAGAGCGTCCTGAATGCGCTGCGCGTGCTCGAGGAGGTCGCCACCCGCCAGCCGATCGGCGTCGCGGATCTGGCGCGGGCACTGGACATTCCCAAGAGCTCGGCGCAGCGCGCACTGATCACCCTGCAGACCGCCGGCTGGCTCCGGCAGGTCGGTGGCGGGTCGACGGACTGGGTGGTCACCACCAAGGCCCTGCACGTCGGCCGGCACGCGAGCGGCGAGCTGAGCCTGCGCGACGTCGCCGTGCCGGCCATGGAGGAGCTCCGCCGCCGCACCGACGAGACGATTCACCTGACCGTGCCCGAAAACCTCGACCACATGGTCCTGATCGAACGGCTCGAGACGTCCAAGCCGGTCCGGATCTTCATGCAGCTCGGCATGCATCTGCCACTGCACGCTTCCGCCAACGGCAAGGCGGTGCTGGCCGCCAGCCCCGAATCCGCCGTCGAGGAGTACCTCGCGGCGGGCCTGCCGCGTTTCACCGGCACGACCATCGACGACCCGGACCGGCTGCGCGCCGAATTGGACACGATCAGGACCCGTGGTTACGCGGCCAACAGCGGCGAGTGGCGGTCCGACGTCTCCGCCGTCGCGGCCGCCGTGCTCGGCGACGCCGGGCTGCCCGTGGCGAGCATCAGCGTCAACATGCCGACGAGCCGGATGACCGGCGAGCTCGCCGCCGAGTACGGCGTGCTCGTGCGCGCCACCGCGGCACAAGTCGGCGCCACCCTGATTGCCTCTTGA
- a CDS encoding pyridoxal-phosphate-dependent aminotransferase family protein, which translates to MTTHAGRHFLQIPGPTNVPDRVLRAMSAPTIDHRGPEFSALARHVLAAVRPVFGTTGPVVIYPASGTGAWEAALVNTLDPGARVLCFETGHFATLWQEMARGLGFTVDFVPGDWRHGADPGAVEEKLAADAAHSIKAVCVVHNETSTGVTSRIAEIRQAIDAAGHPALLLVDTISSLGSIDYRHDEWGVDVTVAGSQKGLMLPPGLSFNAVSAKAIEASAATSGAKSFWAWGPMIEANQRGFFPYTPATNLLYGLAEALEMLREEGLPQVFARHARHARATRAAVRAWGLEVLCADEREFSGSLTAVLMPVDHDADEVRAIILDRFDMSLGAGLGKLAGRIFRIGHLGHFNDLALAGTLAGVQMGLALAGVPVNPAGLNAALDVLRPA; encoded by the coding sequence ATGACCACTCACGCCGGTCGCCACTTCCTGCAGATTCCCGGACCGACCAACGTCCCCGATCGCGTGCTGCGCGCGATGTCGGCGCCGACGATCGACCACCGCGGGCCCGAGTTTTCGGCCCTCGCGCGGCACGTCCTGGCGGCGGTGCGGCCCGTGTTCGGGACGACCGGGCCGGTCGTGATCTACCCCGCCTCCGGCACCGGCGCCTGGGAGGCGGCGCTGGTGAACACCCTGGACCCGGGCGCCCGGGTGCTGTGCTTCGAGACCGGTCATTTCGCCACGCTGTGGCAGGAAATGGCCCGTGGACTGGGTTTCACCGTCGACTTCGTCCCCGGCGACTGGCGGCACGGGGCCGATCCCGGTGCGGTCGAAGAGAAGCTGGCCGCCGACGCCGCCCACTCGATCAAGGCCGTCTGCGTCGTCCACAACGAGACGTCGACCGGTGTCACCAGCCGTATCGCCGAAATCCGGCAGGCGATCGACGCGGCCGGCCATCCGGCGCTGCTGCTGGTCGACACGATCTCCTCGCTCGGCTCCATCGACTACCGCCACGACGAGTGGGGAGTCGACGTGACGGTGGCCGGGTCCCAGAAGGGACTGATGCTGCCGCCGGGGTTGAGCTTCAACGCCGTCAGCGCGAAGGCGATCGAGGCTTCGGCGGCGACCTCCGGCGCCAAGTCCTTCTGGGCCTGGGGACCGATGATCGAGGCCAACCAGCGCGGTTTCTTTCCTTACACCCCGGCCACGAACCTGCTTTACGGGCTCGCCGAAGCGCTGGAGATGCTGCGGGAAGAGGGCCTCCCGCAGGTATTCGCCCGCCATGCCCGCCATGCGCGGGCGACCCGGGCCGCCGTCCGCGCCTGGGGGCTGGAAGTGCTGTGCGCCGACGAACGGGAGTTCTCCGGCTCGCTCACGGCGGTGCTGATGCCGGTGGACCACGACGCCGACGAGGTCCGCGCGATCATCCTGGACCGGTTCGACATGTCCCTGGGCGCCGGGCTGGGAAAGCTCGCCGGCCGGATCTTCCGCATCGGGCACCTCGGCCACTTCAACGACCTGGCCCTGGCCGGCACCCTCGCGGGGGTGCAGATGGGGCTCGCGCTGGCGGGCGTGCCCGTGAACCCGGCCGGGCTCAACGCCGCGCTGGACGTGCTGCGGCCCGCGTGA